The following proteins come from a genomic window of Macadamia integrifolia cultivar HAES 741 chromosome 14, SCU_Mint_v3, whole genome shotgun sequence:
- the LOC122061720 gene encoding myosin-12, whose translation MGAPVNIVVGSHVWAEDPAEAWISGEVTEIKGNNATIVTENGKTIVANLSSIYPNDTEAPPAGVDDMTKLAYLHEPGVLQNLASRFALNEIYTYTGSILIAVNPFRRLPHLYDVHMMEQYKGATFGELSPHLFAVADACYRAMINDQGSQSILVSGESGAGKTETTKMLMRYLAFMGGRSGTEGRTVEQQVLESNPVLEAFGNAKTVKNNNSSRFGKFVEIQFDKQGKISGAAVRTYLLERSRVCQVSDPERNYHCFYMLCSAPPEDVKKYKLADPRTFHYLNQTNCYEVANVNDAQEYLETRHAMDVVGISQEEQDAIFRVVAAILHLGNIEFLKGNEVDSSKLKDDKSLYHLRTAAELLMCDDKALEDSLCKRVIVTPDGNITKPLDPASAALNRDALAKTVYSRLFDWIVDKINSSIGQDPNAVNIIGVLDIYGFESFKVNSFEQLCINFTNEKLQQHFNQHVFKMEQEEYTREEIDWSYVEFVDNQDVLDLIEKKPGGIIALLDEACMFPKSTHETFAQKMYQTYKSHKRFSKPKLARTDFTINHYAGDVTYQADHFLDKNKDYVVAEHQALLDASRCHFVANLFPPLPEETSKQSKFSSIGTRFKQQLQALMETLSTTEPHYIRCVKPNTVLKPGIFENFNVLNQLRCGGVLEAIRISCAGYPTKRTFDEFLDRFGMLASDVLDGSDEKSACAALCDRMGLKGYQIGKTKVFLRAGQMAELDARRIEILANAARRIQRQIQTYLTRKEFIAVRRATIRWQKLWRGRLARKLYEYMRREDASIRIQKHARALAARKAYIELRASAIIIQTGLRAMAAHKEFRYRRRTKAAIVIQTRWRRFQAFSAYRQKQKATLTLQCLWRGRAGRKELRKLRIAARDTGALKEAKDKLEKRVEELTWRLDIEKHMRTDLEEAKGQEIAKLQSTLHEMQGQLDDAHAAIIREKEAARIAIEQAPPVIKEVPVVDNTKLDFLANRNEELEGEVRELKERVEELEIKYAKVKEESEARLQEAEESHSRISQFQETIERLELNLSNLESENQVLRQQALVASTNDELSEEVNILKDKITKLESENELLRHQAPVVQQMVAPEQMQPEGTKILENGYQTTEEHKTIKEPVPPPTSLSKQKSLTDRQQENHETLIKCLMEDKRFDKNRPAAACIVYKALLQWRSFEADKTNIFDRIIHSIRSSIENQENISDLAYWLSTTSTLLFFVQNTLKANSTPKKTSERARSSPTTLFGRMAQGLRSSPSGMGISSGYSGMVGKPDLQSRVEAKYPALLFKQHLTACVEKIYGMIRDSLKKEISPFLNLCIQAPRSARARSIRGSSKNTQSSIAAKQQASSIHWQSIVGTLDCALATMCENYVPDIIIRKTFCQVFSFINVQFFNSLLLRRECCSFSNGEYVKAGLQEFEQWCSKASAQFAGSSWDELQHIRQAVGFLVSHQKPHKSLDEITNEICPVLSIPQIYRIGTMFWDDKYGSQGLSPDVIGKMRALMTDESSNMPNNSFLLDVDSSVPFSPDELSRSFPDISLSNIDPPPLLRQSSEFHFLL comes from the exons ATG GGAGCTCCAGTAAACATCGTCGTCGGATCCCATGTGTGGGCAGAGGATCCGGCTGAAGCATGGATTAGTGGAGAAGTGACAGAAATCAAAGGCAACAATGCCACCATAGTCACCGAAAATGGAAAAACG ATCGTTGCCAACTTGTCCAGCATTTATCCAAATGACACAGAAGCACCTCCTGCTGGAGTCGATGACATGACCAAATTAGCTTACCTGCATGAACCTGGAGTTCTGCAAAATTTAGCTTCCCGCTTTGCTCTCAATGAGATATAT ACCTACACAGGAAGCATTTTAATTGCAGTTAATCCTTTCCGGAGGTTGCCACACCTGTATGACGTCCACATGATGGAGCAGTACAAAGGAGCGACTTTTGGAGAACTCAGTCCCCATCTTTTTGCTGTTGCAGATGCTTGTTACAG GGCAATGATCAATGACCAAGGAAGCCAATCCATCTTGGTAAGTGGAGAGAGTGGGGCAGGtaaaacagaaacaacaaagaTGCTCATGAGATATCTCGCATTCATGGGGGGCAGATCAGGAACTGAGGGAAGAACAGTTGAGCAACAAGTTTTAGAG TCCAACCCTGTCTTGGAAGCATTCGGAAACGCCAAAACTGTAAAGAACAATAACTCCAG TCGTTTTGGTAAATTTGTTGAGATCCAATTCGATAAACAAGGGAAGATCTCTGGAGCTGCTGTCCGTACGTATCTTCTGGAACGGTCCCGTGTTTGTCAGGTTTCTGACCCAGAGAGGAACTACCATTGCTTTTACATGCTCTGTTCAGCACCACCAGAG GATGTCAAGAAATACAAGTTGGCAGACCCAAGAACTTTCCACTACCTAAACCAAACAAACTGCTATGAAGTAGCAAATGTGAATGATGCCCAGGAATATCTGGAGACTAGACATGCCATGGATGTTGTTGGAATCAGCCAGGAAGAACAG GATGCGATATTCCGTGTTGTTGCTGCAATCCTTCATCTTGGGAACATTGAATTCTTGAAAGGGAACGAAGTTGATTCTTCCAAACTGAAAGATGATAAATCACTCTACCATCTTCGAACAGCTGCAGAACTTCTAAT GTGTGATGACAAGGCCCTTGAAGATTCACTTTGTAAGCGTGTGATAGTTACTCCTGATGGTAACATTACAAAACCTCTTGATCCAGCTTCAGCGGCATTAAACCGTGATGCCTTGGCAAAGACTGTCTACTCCAGATTATTTGACTG GATTGTGGATAAAATCAACAGTTCAATCGGTCAGGACCCTAATGCTGTTAACATAATTGGAGTTCTCGATATCTATGGGTTTGAAAGCTTCAAAGTCAATAG TTTTGAGCAGTTATGTATCAACTTCACCAATGAGAAGTTGCAACAGCATTTTAATCAA CATGTATTTAAGATGGAGCAAGAAGAGTACACAAGGGAAGAGATTGACTGGAGTTATGTAGAATTTGTAGATAACCAAGATGTGTTGGATCTTATAGAAAAG AAACCTGGAGGAATAATCGCTCTCCTTGATGAAGCATG TATGTTTCCAAAGTCAACCCATGAGACATTTGCACAAAAGATGTACCAGACATATAAAAGCCACAAGCGCTTCAGCAAGCCTAAGCTTGCTCGAACAGATTTCACCATCAATCACTATGCTGGAGAT GTTACCTACCAAGCCGATCATTTTCTAGACAAAAACAAGGATTATGTTGTAGCGGAACATCAAGCCCTATTAGATGCCTCCAGGTGCCATTTTGTAGCAAATCTCTTCCCCCCCTTACCTGAGGAAACTTCAAAGCAATCCAAATTCTCTTCAATCGGTACCCGCTTCAAG CAACAACTGCAAGCTTTAATGGAAACTCTGAGCACTACGGAGCCACATTACATCAGATGCGTCAAGCCCAACACTGTTCTAAAACCTGGAATTTTTGAGAATTTCAACGTACTAAACCAGTTGAGATGCGGG GGTGTGCTAGAGGCTATTAGAATTAGTTGTGCCGGGTATCCCACAAAGAGAACATTTGATGAATTCCTTGATCGGTTTGGAATGCTAGCTTCAGATGTCTTAGATGG ATCTGATGAGAAATCAGCTTGTGCAGCTCTCTGTGATAGAATGGGATTGAAGGGCTACCAG ATTGGGAAAACGAAGGTGTTTCTTAGAGCTGGGCAGATGGCTGAACTGGATGCCCGAAGAATTGAAATCTTGGCTAATGCTGCAAGACGCATCCAGAGGCAAATCCAAACATACCTTACTCGAAAGGAGTTCATTGCAGTACGACGTGCTACAATTCGTTGGCAGAAACTATGGAGAG GACGGCTTGCACGCAAACTATATGAATACATGAGAAGAGAAGATGCTTCAATTCGTATACAAAAGCATGCACGTGCTCTTGCAGCCAGAAAAGCTTACATAGAGCTACGAGCATCAGCAATAATTATTCAAACTGGGTTGCGTGCAATGGCAGCTCATAAAGAATTTAGGTACAGGAGGAGAACCAAGGCTGCAATAGTTATTCAG ACTCGATGGCGTAGATTCCAAGCCTTTTCTGCTTATAGGCAGAAACAGAAGGCCACTCTTACACTTCAGTGTCTCTGGAGAGGAAGGGCAGGAAGGAAGGAGCTTAGGAAACTCAGAATT GCTGCTAGAGACACAGGAGCACTTAAAGAAGCTAAGGATAAGCTGGAAAAACGGGTTGAAGAGCTGACATGGCGACTAGATATTGAAAAGCATATGAGG ACTGACCTTGAAGAAGCAAAGGGGCAAGAAATTGCGAAGCTGCAATCTACATTGCATGAAATGCAAGGGCAGTTAGATGATGCTCATGCTGCAATTATCAGGGAAAAAGAAGCAGCGAGGATAGCTATTGAACAAGCACCCCCTGTCATCAAAGAAGTTCCTGTTGTAGACAACACTAAGCTAGACTTCCTGGCAAATCGCAATGAGGAACTGGAG GGTGAAGTAAGAGAGTTGAAGGAGAGGGTTGAAGAATTGGAAATAAAGTATGCTAAGGTTAAGGAGGAGAGTGAAGCAAGGCTTCAAGAAGCAGAAGAATCACATTCCAGAATCTCCCAGTTTCAGGAGACCATTGAACG GCTAGAATTGAACTTGTCCAACTTGGAATCTGAGAATCAAGTTCTACGTCAGCAGGCATTGGTCGCATCAACAAATGATGAACTCTCTGAAGAAGTGAACAT CCTCAAGGACAAGATCACAAAGTTGGAGTCGGAGAATGAGCTGCTCCGCCATCAGGCACCAGTTGTGCAGCAAATGGTTGCTCCTGAACAGATGCAGCCAGAAGGCACTAAG ATTCTTGAAAATGGATATCAAACAACGGAAGAGCACAAGACGATAAAG GAGCCAGTGCCGCCTCCAACTTCCCTAAGTAAACAAAAATCATTGACAGATAGGCAGCAA GAAAATCATGAGACTTTGATAAAGTGCCTCATGGAAGATAAACGGTTTGACAAGAACAGACCGGCTGCTGCATGTATTGTCTATAAAGCACTTCTACAGTGGAGATCATTTGAGGCAGACAAGACAAATATATTTGATCGGATAATTCATTCAATCCGGTCATCTATCGAG AATCAGGAAAACATCAGTGATCTTGCCTATTGGCTTTCAACAACATCgacacttttgttttttgtacAAAATACACTCAAGGCAAACAGCACACCCAAAAAAACTTCAGAGCGTGCTCGGAGCTCACCCACCACCCTCTTTGGGAGAATGGCACAA GGCCTTCGTTCTTCCCCCTCGGGCATGGGGATTTCAAGTGGGTACAGTGGAATGGTAGGCAAACCAGATTTGCAATCAAGAGTTGAAGCTAAGTACCCTGCCCTCCTATTTAAGCAACATCTAACTGCATGTGTTGAGAAAATATATGGGATGATCCGGGACAGTTTGAAGAAAGAGATCAGTCCCTTCTTGAACCTGTGCATACAG GCACCGAGATCAGCAAGAGCCAGATCAATAAGAGGATCCTCCAAAAATACTCAATCAAGTATAGCTGCAAAACAACAAGCATCAAGCATACACTGGCAAAGCATTGTAGGAACCCTTGATTGCGCCTTAGCTACAATGTGTGAGAATTAT GTCCCTGATATAATTATAAGGAAGACTTTCTGTCAGGTGTTCTCCTTCATAAATGTGCAGTTTTTTAACAG TTTATTGCTTCGCCGTGAGTGCTGTTCATTTAGCAATGGTGAATATGTGAAAGCTGGCTTGCAAGAATTTGAGCAGTGGTGCTCCAAAGCATCAGCCCAG TTTGCTGGATCCTCATGGGATGAACTACAGCACATAAGGCAGGCTGTTGGGTTTCTG GTTTCACATCAAAAGCCTCACAAATCCTTGGATGAGATCACAAATGAAATCTGTCCG GTGCTGAGCATTCCACAAATATATCGCATTGGAACAATGTTCTGGGACGACAAATATGGATCCCAAGGGCTATCTCCGGAT GTAATTGGCAAGATGAGAGCATTGATGACAGACGAGTCCAGTAACATGCCAAATAACTCTTTCTTGCTTGATGTTGACTCAAG CGTTCCTTTCTCTCCAGATGAGCTATCAAGATCGTTTCCTGACATCAGCCTATCCAATATTGATCCACCCCCACTCCTCCGTCAGAGTTCTGAGTTCCATTTCCTGTTATAA